The following coding sequences lie in one Prionailurus viverrinus isolate Anna chromosome X, UM_Priviv_1.0, whole genome shotgun sequence genomic window:
- the LOC125156886 gene encoding diphosphoinositol polyphosphate phosphohydrolase 3-beta isoform X1: MKCKPNQTRTYDPEGFKKRAACLCFRSEREDEVLLVSSSRYPDRWIVPGGGMEPEEEPGSAAVREVFEEAGVKGKLGRLLGIFEQNQDRKHRTYVYVLTVTEILEDWEDSVSIGRKREWFKIEDAIKVLQCHKPVHAEYLEKLKLGGSPTNGNSVAPSLPQSDP, translated from the coding sequence ATGAAGTGCAAGCCCAACCAGACGCGCACCTACGACCCGGAGGGGTTCAAGAAGCGGGCGGCGTGCCTGTGCTTCCGGAGCGAGCGCGAGGACGAGGTGCTGTTAGTGAGTAGCAGTCGGTACCCGGACCGCTGGATCGTGCCGGGCGGGGGCATGGAGCCCGAGGAGGAGCCGGGCAGTGCGGCTGTCCGAGAGGTGTTCGAAGAGGCGGGAGTCAAGGGGAAGTTAGGCCGGCTCCTGGGCATTTTCGAACAGAACCAAGACCGCAAGCACAGAACGTACGTGTACGTACTGACCGTCACCGAGATTCTGGAGGATTGGGAAGATTCGGTTAGCATTGGAAGGAAGCGAGAGTGGTTCAAAATCGAAGATGCGATCAAGGTTCTCCAGTGCCACAAGCCCGTGCATGCCGAATATCTGGAGAAACTAAAGCTGGGCGGCTCCCCAACCAATGGAAACTCGGTGGCCCCGTCTCTGCCACAGAGCGATCCCTA
- the LOC125156886 gene encoding diphosphoinositol polyphosphate phosphohydrolase 3-beta isoform X2: MKCKPNQTRTYDPEGFKKRAACLCFRSEREDEVLLVSSSRYPDRWIVPGGGMEPEEEPGSAAVREVFEEAGVKGKLGRLLGIFEQNQDRKHRTYVYVLTVTEILEDWEDSVSIGRKREWFKIEDAIKVLQCHKPVHAEYLEKLKLGGSPTNGNSVAPSLPQSDP, translated from the coding sequence ATGAAGTGCAAGCCCAACCAGACGCGCACCTACGACCCGGAGGGGTTCAAGAAGCGGGCGGCGTGCCTGTGCTTCCGGAGCGAGCGCGAGGACGAGGTGCTGTTAGTGAGTAGCAGTCGGTACCCGGACCGCTGGATCGTGCCGGGCGGGGGCATGGAGCCCGAGGAGGAGCCGGGCAGTGCGGCTGTCCGAGAGGTGTTCGAAGAGGCGGGAGTCAAGGGGAAGTTAGGCCGGCTCCTGGGCATTTTCGAACAGAACCAAGACCGCAAGCACAGAACGTACGTGTACGTACTGACCGTCACCGAGATTCTGGAGGATTGGGAAGATTCGGTTAGCATTGGAAGGAAGCGAGAGTGGTTCAAAATCGAAGATGCGATCAAGGTTCTCCAGTGCCACAAGCCCGTGCATGCCGAATATCTGGAGAAACTAAAGCTGGGCGGCTCCCCAACCAATGGAAACTCGGTGGCCCCGTCTCTGCCACAGAGCGATCCCTAG